Genomic window (Sinorhizobium sojae CCBAU 05684):
GGGCAGGATGTCCTTTTCGACTGACCTCCTGTGAGGTTCGATTTCGAGCTCGACCAGCACCGGAAGATGGTCGGAGGCCGAGCGCGCCATCGCACTGTCATGCACCCGGCAGGCCTTCACGCCTATTCCGTCGCCGACGAAGACATGATCGAGACGAAGAAGCGGCAATCGCGACGGAAAGGTCGGCCGCGGCTTGGCATTCGAAAGAAGCTGGGCATCCTTGAGATGGCCGGCGAGAGCCCTGTAGGCGGCCGAGCGTGCAATCGCGTTGAGGTCGCCCGCCAAGACCACGCGCGATTCCGATTGCCGTATTCCTCCAAGCCACCCGGGACCAAGGAGGGTCGTCATCTGCCGGATACGCTCGGAACCACCCAACCCGAGATGGGTGACGATGACCTGAAGTGTGACATGGCCGATGTCGACCTCCACCCAGAGCGCGCCTCTGGGCTCTCCGGACGACGGCAGGGCTTCCGCCTTGACAAGGCGCATCGGCAAGGCCGTCAGCACCGCATCACCATACCGTTCTTCCTTCAGATGCAGAGCGGGATGAAAGTGCGCCTCCATGCGCAGATGCGCGGCGATCATGTGCGCCTGGTCCATTCCGCCGCTGCGCGCGCGGCCGACGTCGACCTCCTGGAGCGCTATGATGTCGGGCTTGCATTCGCCTATCACCTCGGCGATGCGCCCGGGGTCGAGCTTGCGGTCGGTGCCGAAGCAGCTGTGGACGTTATAGGTCAGGAGGCGTATCGGTCGAGGCATTCCAGTACGGCCCTTTCGCATCCGGGAACACGTGGGACCTGCTTTTCGTTCCGATGGACGCGACTGAGGAACGGGACCATTGCCGAAGAAGATCATTGCGAGACTATTCATATTCGCCGCCGTCGGAGTCGCCGCCTGGCTGATCTACCGGGCGCTCAGCCGATACACATTCGGCGAAATCCTGGACGCGGTCCTGCAAATCCCTCTGGGCCGTCTCCTCGCCGGCATTGGTTTCGTCTGCCTCTCCTATTTCTGCCTCACGCTGTTCGACGCGCTGGCGGTGCGCTATGTCGGGCAAAGGCTCGCCTACCGCCGGGTGGCCATCACCTCTTTCACCAGCCTCGCGATCGGCCACAATGTGGGCGTGGCGGCCTTGAGCAGCGGAGCCGTCCGCTACCGCTTCTATTCGCGCTGGGGTTTCAGCGGCGAGGAAGTGGCGAAAATCATTCTCTTCTGCGGCGTCACCGTCGGGCTTGGTCTTGCCACCGTGGCGGGCCTTTCCTGCCTCGTCATGCCCGAAAGCGCGGCGCGGATCATCGGACTGTCGCGGACCGGCGCCCTTCTGCTCGGCATTGCCTGCATCGCCGGATCGCTCGGCTATGTCATCCTGGCAGGCGCGCTCCGAGGCTCGGTGCGGATTTTCCGATGGACGTTCGAGATGCCGTCCCTGCCGCTTGCGGCCGGTCAGGTGGTCGTCGGCACGGCCAACTTCCTCTGCGTCAGCGCGTGCCTGCATCAGCTGGTGCTGGCATTCGGGTCGCCTGCCTTCCTCGAGACCGCAACCGCCTATGTCGGCGCCAATGTCACGGCCCTTATCAGCCATGTCCCCGGGGGGATCGGCGTGCTCGAAACGACGATCGCCTTCCTGCTCGGCCAGACCGCCAATATCGGGGCATTGGTAGCATTCCGGGCGATCTATTTCTTCCTGCCGCTGCCGCTCGGCTTGATCTCGTTCTCGATCGCGGAGTTTCTTCGTTTCGACGAGGCGAAAAGCCTCGCCAGCAAGGCTAAAAGCTGACCTCCCCAGCGCCGCACGAGGACAAGTGTACCGTGAAGTGGCCTGACCGGTCTTCTCGGGTCGACGATGTCCGTGCCCCAGACAAGCGAAGTCGCCCCGTCGTTCCCGAGCCCGTCGAAGGCCCGTAGACCGCGCTTGTTCACATTCAGCCTGTCGACGACGGCGACGAGGGAACCGGTCTCCCGTATCGTCGCGTCGACTTCCCCCGGTTCGACGGCGAGATGTTCCGCCAGGAGCCCGTTGCGGACTTCCCTGATTGCTGCGCATTGGCCATCGCTCGCGGCCTCGACGGCGACATCGCATTCCGTATCGAATCCTTCCGAGCGGTTATTGAAGTTCGAGGAACCTACGCGAAGAAACCGCTCGTCGATGACGACCAGCTTGGAATGGATGATCACTTCCTGTTCGGAGCCATCCGCTTGAGGGACGACGGGATAGAGGACCCGGAACCTGCCATAGCGGTCGGCGCGCTTGAGCCGCCGGATTAGGCGGTCGCGATTGTTGCCCATGACTAGTCTTTCCAGAATGCCGTGCGAACTGAAGGTGGTAATCACCACGATTTCCGGGCCGTCCGGCTCCTGCAGACGCCTGCAAAGCAGCTTGCCGATCCTGTTCGAAGCGAAGTACTGGGTCTCGATATAGATGTGGCGGCTCGCGCTGCTGAGGGCATCAAGGGTCAGCCGAACCGTCTCGTGCCGCGCCCGTCGATTGCCGTATTCCGGTTCGGTGCGCGCAATCGCGATCCGGCAATCCGTGAGGATCGGCACGGTTCCGGCGGGCCATGCGACGGCCCGCGGCGTCGGAGGGCTTATGTCTTCGCCGATCGACGATTTCCAGCGAGCGCGGCAGAGATCTCCGATGGACTGGCTTGCCTGCCCCTCCAGCACCATCTGGATATCATGCACCGGGTCGTAGGGCTTTCCATCCGGGTCGCGGCGCAGTTCGTTTTCGGCCAGGTGATCCGGCCTGTCCCAGCGCCGTGCCGTGAGGTCGATGCCGCCGACGAAGGCGATGCGGTCGTCGATTGAGACGAGCTTCTGGTGATGCGAGCCGCGAAGGGCACGGTGATTTGCAAAGCGGAGCTCGATCTGCGGATGTGTCGCCCATTTCTGCCTGCGAAACAGCCGCAAGGACTTTCCCGAATAGATCGGCCCCATAGCCCAGATGAGAATCCGGATTCTTACCTTTGGTCGTTGCGCGGCGAGCCGCTCCAGAAACGTCCCGAGCGCCTCCGATTGCGGATCTTCGGGTCGCAGCTTTATGCGCGGGTCGAAATCCCATCCCGCGATCCAGATCTGCTCCTCCGCCTGCTCCATGGCGCGCTCGAGGCATGCAAAATAGGCGGCGGCATCGACAAGGAAGCCCACCCTCTCGGCAGCCACGCTGCGCCAGGCGTTTTCCGCTTCCTTGATGATTGGCCGGCCTCCTCGCCGCCAAGCCCGCGGTTTTCCGGCAAATATCGTCTTCCAAGCCAAGCTTTCATGTCCCAGGTGGCAACTGGCGGAGGAATCCGTTTCGACCGAAAATTGTTCCCGCGGGCGTCCGGAGGACGATCCGTCGAGAGGCGGTCCGCAAGGTGCGGATCGCACCATCTTCGCCACCCTCGGCGGTTTAATTCTGGCAACAGCGCCCTAGATTCCGCTGACATTAACGCCGGCAGAACCGGCATTTCGCCCGGCGCGAACGGCCCATGGGCCCGCGACCGAAAATTTCCTCAAGTACAAGTCGAGAGCAAGCAATGACCGAAGTCAAGAACGGCGACGTCGTTCGCATTCACTACACCGCCAAGCTGGCGGATGGCTCCGCAGTCGACTCTTCGCAAGGCCGGGAGCCGCTGGAGTTCAAAGTCGGCGCGGGCCAGATCATTCCCGGGCTCGATCGCGAGATCAGCGGAATGGAAGTCGGAGAAATGAATACCGTGACCGTTCCGGCACAGGAAGCCTACGGTCCGCACGACGACGCCAAGGTGCAGACGATGCCGCGTTCAGTCGTCCCCGAAGGTGTGGCGGTCGGCACGAGACTGCAGGGAACCGGTCCGGACGGTCAGCAAATGGCCGTTACCGTCACCGATCTCGATGAGAACCAGGTGACGTTGGATGCCAATCACCCGCTCGCGGGACAGGATCTCGTCTTCGACGTCACCGTCGTCGAGATCGTCAATGTCTGAATGACAGCGGCGGCCCGGCCCGTCGGCCAGATTTGAGCGACGGGACCAAGAAGGGGTGTGCCACTGAGGCATGATCGGCCGCCGGCGTGTCTGTCACGATGCGGCCGTCGCCCGCCTGTGGCGATGCGCGTCTCGGCATGGTCTTCTGCCGCCACCGAAACCCACCCGCGGCCCGCAGCGGAACCACCCAGCCTCTCGGGGGGTTAGCTCTGCGGGCAGGCCGTCGCATGCCCGTCGACGAGGCTGCGCGGAGGTCATCGTGAAGGCTCGCCTCAATCAGGCTCTCGCGGCGATCAGCGGGAGTTTTTGGGTCCTCCCGGCGATCCTTACCGCCGGAGGAGCTCTTCTTGCCCTGGCGCTGGTCTATCTCGATCAGAACGGCGTCGTTCCATCGTGGATGGTGGAGAACTCCTGGCTCTACAATGGCGGCGCGGAAGGCGCCCGGACGCTCTTGGGCGCGATCGCCTCGACGACGATCGGCATTGCCGGCACCGTCTTTACCATCACCATCGCGGCACTTTCCCTGGCGGCCCAGCAGATGGGTCCGCGGCTGTTGCGCAACTTCACGAAGGACCGAGGCAACCAATTCGTCCTGGGGGCATTTCTCGGCACCTTCTCCTATGCACTGATGGTGTTGCGGACGGTCCGCACCGAGGCCGAGGGTGCCTTCATTCCGCACCTCGCCCTCACTGTCGGCATCGGCCTCGCATTCGTCTGCGTCGGGACGCTCGTGTATTTCGTCGGCCACATGGCGGGGCGCATCAATGTCGATACGGTGATCGACCTGGTGAGCAATGACGTCAGGCGCGCGATCGACGACCTGTCCGCCGATGGGCCGCAGTCTCGACCGCCGCCGCCGGTTTTTTGGCGCGATGCCGTCGCCGTCGTCGATGAACGGCGCGGCTATCTTCAGCAACTCGATGGGGCCAGGCTGGCGAAATGGGCCGCAGACAGACACACTGCCATCCGTTTGCTCGTCAGGCCCGGTGATCGCGTATTTCCCGGGGCGCCGATCGCTCTCGTCAAACCGCCAGTCGACGGAGTCGAAGAGGCAATCCGCAGTGCCACCGCACTCGGACGGGACCGCAGCAATGCCGACGATATCGAATTCGCGATAAGGCGGCTCGTCGAAGTGGCGGTTCGCGCGCTCTCGCCGGGAGTGAACGATCCCCACACGGCGATCAGCGTTGTAGACCAGCTCGGCGCAGCCCTTTGCGATCTGGCGCCATTGCGTCTGCCGAGCGGTGTCGTCCTCCACGAGGGCAAGCCTACCGTGGTCATGCCGGCGGTGGAGTATGATGGGCTCGTGGACGTCATGTTTCACATGATCCGGCAAAGCGGGTCGGGCAGCACCGCGGTGCTGATCAGGATCCTCGATGTGCTGACGGCCGTCGTCAGTTGCGAGCGCCAGCCGAAGCGTGTCGCGACGCTGCAGCGCCATGCCGATCTCGTGATGGGGGATGCGTGCCGGACTATCGCCAATCCAGATGACCTTGGCGACGTTCACAAGAGATATCGCGGCTTCGCGGCCATGAAGCGCTCCGGACCTGCGGGCTATCTGGAGGCGATGGCGTCCGATCGGAAGGCTGATCATGCCCCCTCCCCTCAGTCATAGGACCCGTCCGTCCTCCGCCATTCCCGGTGAAATGTGAAGCGAGCCCTTTTGAGCACCCGTCCTGATGAGGACAACGGAACTCAGCGAGGCAACCTGCCGTTTCCCTCCCGAACTGTCGCCCAACCGAACATGCAAGAAATGGAGGATCAGCAAATGGCACAGAACAGATCAGTCGGTTCCGCCGTTCCGCGCGGGGTCGTTGACACGAAATCGGGAAAGGTCGGTGTCCCGAAGCAGAGCGTCGAGGAGCAAGTCCGCTCGCTTCGCGAACAGGTCAACGCTCTGAAGGACACGCTCACCGAATTGGGCATGACCTCCGGCAGGGCGGTCACGAACACGGTCATGGACACGAGCCGCCGGGCCGGCGCCATGGCACGCGAGCATCCCGCCTGGACCGCACTTGCGGTTGTCGGACTCGTCGCCCTGGTCCTGGCAGCCACCGCCCGCCCCTATTGGCCTTCGCGGCGGTCCTCGCGTATGGAGGACATCATCGC
Coding sequences:
- a CDS encoding phospholipase D-like domain-containing protein, with amino-acid sequence MVRSAPCGPPLDGSSSGRPREQFSVETDSSASCHLGHESLAWKTIFAGKPRAWRRGGRPIIKEAENAWRSVAAERVGFLVDAAAYFACLERAMEQAEEQIWIAGWDFDPRIKLRPEDPQSEALGTFLERLAAQRPKVRIRILIWAMGPIYSGKSLRLFRRQKWATHPQIELRFANHRALRGSHHQKLVSIDDRIAFVGGIDLTARRWDRPDHLAENELRRDPDGKPYDPVHDIQMVLEGQASQSIGDLCRARWKSSIGEDISPPTPRAVAWPAGTVPILTDCRIAIARTEPEYGNRRARHETVRLTLDALSSASRHIYIETQYFASNRIGKLLCRRLQEPDGPEIVVITTFSSHGILERLVMGNNRDRLIRRLKRADRYGRFRVLYPVVPQADGSEQEVIIHSKLVVIDERFLRVGSSNFNNRSEGFDTECDVAVEAASDGQCAAIREVRNGLLAEHLAVEPGEVDATIRETGSLVAVVDRLNVNKRGLRAFDGLGNDGATSLVWGTDIVDPRRPVRPLHGTLVLVRRWGGQLLALLARLFASSKRRNSAIENEIKPSGSGRKK
- a CDS encoding FKBP-type peptidyl-prolyl cis-trans isomerase produces the protein MTEVKNGDVVRIHYTAKLADGSAVDSSQGREPLEFKVGAGQIIPGLDREISGMEVGEMNTVTVPAQEAYGPHDDAKVQTMPRSVVPEGVAVGTRLQGTGPDGQQMAVTVTDLDENQVTLDANHPLAGQDLVFDVTVVEIVNV
- a CDS encoding DUF2254 domain-containing protein — encoded protein: MKARLNQALAAISGSFWVLPAILTAGGALLALALVYLDQNGVVPSWMVENSWLYNGGAEGARTLLGAIASTTIGIAGTVFTITIAALSLAAQQMGPRLLRNFTKDRGNQFVLGAFLGTFSYALMVLRTVRTEAEGAFIPHLALTVGIGLAFVCVGTLVYFVGHMAGRINVDTVIDLVSNDVRRAIDDLSADGPQSRPPPPVFWRDAVAVVDERRGYLQQLDGARLAKWAADRHTAIRLLVRPGDRVFPGAPIALVKPPVDGVEEAIRSATALGRDRSNADDIEFAIRRLVEVAVRALSPGVNDPHTAISVVDQLGAALCDLAPLRLPSGVVLHEGKPTVVMPAVEYDGLVDVMFHMIRQSGSGSTAVLIRILDVLTAVVSCERQPKRVATLQRHADLVMGDACRTIANPDDLGDVHKRYRGFAAMKRSGPAGYLEAMASDRKADHAPSPQS
- a CDS encoding lysylphosphatidylglycerol synthase domain-containing protein, giving the protein MPKKIIARLFIFAAVGVAAWLIYRALSRYTFGEILDAVLQIPLGRLLAGIGFVCLSYFCLTLFDALAVRYVGQRLAYRRVAITSFTSLAIGHNVGVAALSSGAVRYRFYSRWGFSGEEVAKIILFCGVTVGLGLATVAGLSCLVMPESAARIIGLSRTGALLLGIACIAGSLGYVILAGALRGSVRIFRWTFEMPSLPLAAGQVVVGTANFLCVSACLHQLVLAFGSPAFLETATAYVGANVTALISHVPGGIGVLETTIAFLLGQTANIGALVAFRAIYFFLPLPLGLISFSIAEFLRFDEAKSLASKAKS
- a CDS encoding endonuclease/exonuclease/phosphatase family protein, which gives rise to MPRPIRLLTYNVHSCFGTDRKLDPGRIAEVIGECKPDIIALQEVDVGRARSGGMDQAHMIAAHLRMEAHFHPALHLKEERYGDAVLTALPMRLVKAEALPSSGEPRGALWVEVDIGHVTLQVIVTHLGLGGSERIRQMTTLLGPGWLGGIRQSESRVVLAGDLNAIARSAAYRALAGHLKDAQLLSNAKPRPTFPSRLPLLRLDHVFVGDGIGVKACRVHDSAMARSASDHLPVLVELEIEPHRRSVEKDILPTYGSGAPPLP